The genomic region gatacagagacacagagagagtctGTTCAGCAGAGATGTCATTCTCCCCGGCAGTTAATATTAACTGTACACAAGTTGGGACAGTATCAGTGCTGGAATAAAGCTCATCAGTCCAGGTAATAGTATCCTGAAAGACAGGCGTGCATATAGCACTGGAGCAGACTCATGCCTCATGCTGCCAGATCATCCTTGATGATTTTTTAAGTCCAGTCCCAGgtaaagaaaatgaggaaaaaaggtGGTTGTTGTAGCTGTATAAAGGCAATCTTGTGAAAAGTATAAATCCCTTCTGTTTGGTTTCGTGTAGGTTTGTTAAGCACACGCCATAATGCTTGCCCTTTAGACAAAAAGAAGGCGCAGCTTTACCTGTTTGGGATACACCTGTTTGCGCtacacctctctctccctccctccctctcgctctctctctctctctctctctccaacacacacatacgcctctacccacacacaaacacacagtcaaaaGTCACCTATCCGGTTTGGCTGAGGCAATATGACAGTTATTTTCTCGTCTTTACTTGCTCTGCTCGCAGGAGAGGCAGGTGAACAGTAGTCACGGAGAGCCAGTTTCAGTGACGCATGCTAGATATAACAAAAGGAGCATCCCGTGGGTTAAAAACTAATTAATCCTTTAATTGCAAAGGGCCGAACACAAATCAACACAAACACTATTGTGCTATTACAGGATACCTATGAAGATCTTTACAATGCAAACCAAAGGGATAAACCAATCTGTCCACTTGTTGTTAAGAAAAGAGAATACTTGGTCTACTAGTCTAATTTGTCCCCACATGATCTGAGTATTTTTCTCCTTCATTGTTTACATGCTTAACAGGTTTCCATCTGTCAGCTCTGATCTTGGCTTAAATGTGACACAAATAAATCTTTTCAGAGTGACATTAATCTTTATGAGCTACAAACTCTGTGTTATGCAAGTCAAAAACTACTTCTTTGGTTATTTATATGTATGCTGGCTAAGGATTTTATCACTTCCTAATATCTAAACTAAGAGACACTGTTGCCCTAATTTACCACTGCAATTCAAAGAGAGACTAAGTTAATAAATAAGCATGTTAAACATTTAATAGGTATttatataggtgtgtgtgtgtgtgtgtgtgtgtgtgtgtgtgtgtacagtatgtgtagcAGCTCTGTTCTTCCTACAGGCAAATTCATATGCAAAGTAACTTTACAGCACTCTGAATCATTGCCTTCATTGCTTTTAGGCTCTCCCTGCTGGGAGTGAGAAgtatgtatatacagtaaattagTACATTTAGGTTAGTTCATGAACCTGGTAGATAGCTCAGGGCTTGTGCCTTTTACTGTTCATAAACAAATGAATTCAGTTTGGAGTCATGGTGGGGAGGagccaacagaaaaaaaagatgaataaacaGAACTGATAAAAAGTTAACAGAACTGAGTAGGGGATATATGTAGAATTTATGCATTTGATATGTGAGGTGTGTGGAGTGGAATAAGAgaagttaaagttaaatgaaaTCATGGGTGTACTGTCAGTGGCAGAATTTTGATAATTATGGTGGTTTGTTTTGCGGGATTATGGAAAAGGGGTGTTCCGGTGTACCATTGTGTTTCTTGGATTAACTGCGTCAGTGTTGGAATGTGGATTGCTCTGTGTATGTATTTCTATGTGAGCGTGATGTTTCTATGTTCTATGTTTCTAATTTGGAGTGTGGACATGGTGTGGATATTATGGGTGCTAATGTACAACGGGAGTCTGTATTCTATGTTTATTGCCTTGGTTTGGATGGTTTGTAATTTGAATAGGATGAGCTGAGTTTTGGTGGGGTTGAGTTTATTTCTTCACATATTATATCAGGTTTCTATTTTAGTGTTGTTGTTTGGAGGGAATCCAGTAACGGAGGTCATTAGTAGATTGTGTGACATGTTCTATGGTGGGTTGGGGGTAGTACATGACAGAAAtatagaagagaaaaagaagtggaCTGCAGCTTGTGGAACCCCAGGTTCAACATTCAGTGCTGATGCATCTCCATGAGTACAAGTACTGTACCTAAGTATATTTTTGATGTACATAGCTGACTTTATTTGAATATTCCCATGTTACTTCTATTTCCACTTTTTTACATCGACTCcagtacatttcagagggaaatgtactttctactccacttcATATATTTGACAACTTTTTATGTACTCTTTCCTCTCATGACCTCTCACAtgtatctggtgaccctttggagggttGATTAGGAACCACTGAACTAAACTAGTGAACTGTAGATAGAGTAGTGTAAACTACAACagtacaacagtaacatgctgctctaacactgatacttcactattaataatctaatgatattaatatataatatatataataatatatcagtcagaaggagcaaaccactacttttactgtaatacattaaCTACATTAAGTTGATAATACTATTTTCATTCAGGATTGCTACTTTTATGTAGTATTGTTACATTGCTGTACTGATACCTAAAGCAAAggatacttcttccaccacccTATGTACTCAAGGACAGGTGAGAACCATGGACACCATCATGCCATCTTGTGGTGTGTAAGAAAAGTGagcatattgcatttttatttaacctGCAGGCTTTAACTTCATCTTTCTATTAGTACAGCATGACAGCTGAAGAGATACTTTAGCTGCAAAAACAACATCATCAGCTTGGTGAATCTCTTATTCACACATGTAAACAGACTGATATCTGTCAGATGATgtaaaagagaaagtgagatgGACAGAGTGTTGCAGGAGATGAGGAGCAGTTTGATATTTTGGCACAGAAATCAGCTGTGTGTTAAACACAGCAACAAAGataaacatcaaaaacacagcatttatctttttattcataAGTACAGTAGAAATATATCTGAATTATAGTTATCAAAATATCCTTGTCTAAAAGTTACATACAGGCAACAAACCAGTAAAGTATGTTATACAACAAGGACAGAGCTTTTCTGATAATGTCCCTGTTTGGACTCAGCTTCTCTATTTTCTGTCTCATCCTTCTTAACTTCCCACAACCTCTACAAAAGCAAAAGAGAAATGAACACTGGTGCACAACATCTTACATTCTCTCCTAATCTAGACAGGTTAAGATAtgcaatatttatataaaaacataaaggtATTCAGAGGGAAAGGTGTGAAGTTTCCTCCATCATGTCACTTCTTCATGCCAATTGTCTCATATGTTTCCTGGGCACGAGGAGTCAAACCCTGAGAGGAAAACACATTAGAAATTCAATGAGTAATACTGTGAAAGCTGTAATTGACtaagaataataatgattatttaacatttatgtaATCAGCTGCTCTTCATCTCCTTTGCATCATTCATGGTGTAAAAACTCACCGTATAGATGCCCTCTTCAACATTCTGCCAGGGGAAGAAAACAACCATATTAGATACAATGTAACTGTGAGAAAACaacttcttcatttttcttgttGAATGTTTGTAAGCttatgtgaatgtatttttacactgaCTCTATGAGAACTGTTGTAAACCAGAAAGCAATACGTGAGATTTGTGAACTGTAGAGTGAGCGTGTGCATGtacatgtgtatgcatgtgtatgcacatgcatgtgtgtgtatgtgtttatgtgtttcacAGTGGGTTAGGCTGTTTGTGGCTAGTGATataggaaataataaaaaaaagtaacacagTTAAACAGTAAACTCACGCACTCTTCTGTATGCACTGTGAGTTAGCTTTTAAATCCATAAATATGCATACAATCACcacaaaataaatgagaaagaaGGTTATTGTTAAAGCCACTATTTATGTTTCCATCcaatattttatgtttgtgttgacttgtgtttttaatgtgtatttttttttttaaagtttcatcGTGTTGTTCTCATTTGGGAGTTAAAGGTATACTCCAGCTATTTAGTATTATCCTTCCATATAGTTTGTGAGGCATGCAAGAGactgatttaaatattttgaagctccaaaaacactggatcctacaattcccataatgcaaGAGATTTTTGTAATCCACTCCCTGCCTGCTGAACATCCAGTACGTTCAAcgtttcagttaaaaaatatcTAGTCTGAAAGCCCAATTAAGCAAGCGATGTTACTCAAAAGAAATCATATGGTTTACAGGCATTACATTGGTATGTCATGGGGCAGCTGGTTAGCTCTCACTTCCTGTAAAGGGTTTCAggaaatcaaaacattttcagacaAGGGTTCCTTTATATTGGTAACGTCTCACATAGAGCTGCCAGTGGAAGGTGTTTGACATGACAAATggtttcattcttcacatttcctgtatctgttttttttccactgagGTTTTAGCTGACCAGTAAGATTATTTTCGCCTTCATATGATCTCAACCTGTGGTTTGCTAACTGCAAGTCCAGTTTGTGTTGTGGTGTGCAACTTAATTTGTGCTTCTTTGCACGTATTATAGGCTACATGTCacatatttatctattttaatcATGTCTGTACACTTTGTATACATGCTCTTTCTTACCTTGCCCTTTGGATTCCCAGCTGCAGCCTCCCTAGCATTGTAGATCTGTTGAAGACATGACAATGAGTGACAACTGAAAAAACAATATATCAAGCTCAGTATAATTTTACTATCCATCCGTAGCTGTATTTATCACATCAGTTTAATCTTCTGACTATGTGAATATTCGCTTGGTCAAAAGAAACGCAAGAAAAACTCTGGCTCatattcttttatattaaaatccACAGTATATCATCGTCACCTTCATTTGAATCAACTACAGCATCCTGACTACGTGTTCATTCTTTTTCACAAATGCACAGAATGTACAGCAGTGGATGTTGATGACTAAGTAGTCAATAAAAAGTTGCTTGGTTAATTGAACTTTCATGTGCAGCATGCGTTATTTTGCAGATGACACCATATTAATAATGTATAACCTTTTGCCTTTTGGGTCATTGTTATCCTTTAAAATAGTTGTTTTCATGCATGCATATATCCATAATTGATCATACAATTATGAAAtcaacatgtatgtatgtatgtctagTGTAGAcaatcacacatcacatacaaGACGTATATGTAGCATGCATACCTTAATTCTACAGTAGAGAGCTGTCAGGATGATGCCATACAAAAACAGGATGCCATCCAGCACATAGCAGATCTCAGGCTCTGCAAGAGCCGCTGTGGGTACAGGAGAACCTTTTGTTAGAAGCAAATCCACAATAGCAGCTGATAATGTAGACAACTATCAAACCGTGCAGATAACATATTCTTGGCTCTGGTGTAACCTCAGGTCATCATGTATCAGCTCTAGTATCCTGTAATGTATCTGTTGCTTGTTGATTTTAGGGTGACACAAAAAGCAGTGGACACATTTGGTGACCATAAGGCTGAGTTGTTGCAATGTATAAAACAGTGTTACTGAGTAAAGGCAGTGTCCACATTTCAGATTGTGCAACAAGCAGCTACTACACTCATTACATAAGAAACCAAAGTGTTTAACACAAACTATATGTATTATGATTCATACTTCTGTGGAGGAATATCTATGGGTGTATAGGGAGGCACAGTGGGCTTTGCCATGTTCCACCATAACTGTGATAGGTTGtagattacaaaaataaaaaaatggaaatatctattttctgattggtcagtaTCAATGTTCACTTCCATGTTAAAGATTAATTGACTGATAAATGACTATCACTCATCAACAGGCGCTGGATGACTACTGGCCGGATGTCCTGCATCTGTGAAAAAAATGAGTTGATGTGAAGTATATCAACAGGCCTGCACAAGTAATATGGTGAGGATTGATTATAAATTCAGTGAAGATGCTTGTATTCAGGGCATACCAAATGcaaaaatatacttatttaCTTTATGTTGCAGGTCGACAAGCTTTTACTGATGATTGTTTTCATATTGTTgtttaaagtatgttttttgATCAACTTAGTTATATATGATTGTAAATACTCCATATTGTAAATGCACAAGATCGTAAGCTCAACATTTCTAAAAGTTGAACTTAACACCAGTTAAATACATAGTTTAACGGAAGATGGACAAGCCAACCACTATCCATGTTAAGCCTAATATGATGTAGATATCACACTATTATGATTGTCCTGCCAAAGCTACAGGGGACGTTAACAATGTGTGCCGTCTTTATTTGAGAGAAGAGGAGGCCCCGtctgaggaggagaaaacaCTAGAAAAATTAACTTTATCAGCTGATGTGATAGATTTCTAGAGAAGGGAAGCAGGATATTTGGAATAATATCCATTTATAAAGAGCTTATTAATGTACAATTGCAGAATTCATGGATTACTCTAAGAACCATTTATTAGATGGGAAGTGGTTATATTagaattatattatattatattatattatattgacatttctctttgaaatTGAAGAATTGAAGATACTAAATCTTGGTATCCAGGTTTGAAAAAGGTCTACTCTTTGGCACACATCAAAGACTTCAACCACAGAAGGCGTTTATTGTACATACGTACATGTCTTTAACCTTTTCCACAGACAAGAATACATTGCAGAAATGACCAGCCAACTCTCTACCATTAGAGGGAAATGAAGTATGTGACACTGTGTTTACCATGAAAGATATTTATGAGCATACGTACTGCATTGTGCTATCGATATATATAAATTGGTTAGCAGCCACATTGTGAGAATGTCGCTTTGGGGTGTACATTCTAATTCACAGCGCATTTATGATAATAAAGATGTATTTGCTATTACTGCGGGTGGATTGATTTAcaagtatgttttaaatgttcccTCTATTTGTTGTCTTAatttaaaatgtcctttttgtcctttatgttaaatataatcAGTTAAATAATTCctgcacaaaacaaaacattaaatatgtaattaatCATAAACGAAGGCATTTCAATCATACAAATGATCAAATGATAATCTcattaatatatgtattttacgtatttttaatttcaatgcACATTCATGTTTACATGAATCCGTCTTCCTACGATATTTCTCATATCACGCAATTGATTCTCTTCTGCCTCAGTGTTCAACCGATTCCATTATATGATCAAATTGAAATTAAAGAGCACCTCTTCCAAATATAAAGATGTGCAGAAAATGAAAAGGCAGTTCAACCCACAGAGCTGTGATGAGCAAAAATGAGTTGACTGAAAAGAGAAGCTGGGCCTCACATGGCTGACAACACTGATCGCTCGTCTAGCTGCGGGTTGGACTTCCTTACATTTCCATTATTTAGATTTCTAATAACGTCATGGAATCTCTGAGGGTAAAACATAAGATGAATGGAAGGTGTTAGAGAAAATGTGATCGGAAATCATAgtaaatgtaatcatttatttaactaACAGAACTATttaaaagccttaaaaaaaGCCGTAAAAAAGGTACGTTGCAAATCCATTTTAAATGAGTAGTTACTCATCCTTTAAAGACAGAATAATCAAACAGAATTGTTGGCATCTGTGATGATGATACCAACATTTTCTTCaattgtttttccattacattttaattacatttcctagttctttttttaatagatttggAGTATAAATTAAGATGAATTTGTATCTTAAAAGAATTTAAATGTAATCACACTTGAGTCAGTTTAGCTATTCTACTTGACTCAGAGCATTTTTAAGAGCTATGATCAAATCGCCTGATAACAAATGctattttctctcttctcttccttcttactttcttcACAAAATTGAGGAAATGAATCACTTCTATAAAGTCACATGATTGTTTTCCACACATAGAGCCACTTCCAaagaactatttttttttttttgaaagcaaaaatgaaaaaatattgaaaatatcTCATTTCTTTCTATCACGCTCTACATTGACTGATATTGGTGGATAATTTGGTCTTGTGGGTTGCGGATGGAGAGTCAGCCCAAGTGAAAATGTTGCGTTCCGGATGATTCTACTGCCTGTGAACCAGAGACAGATATGGTGCTTTATCTAGATGTACATCTTCTGTGGTTTCTGTAACTCACATATACCACACGTTAAAAGGAAGCTGCAAGTACTGTGTGGGCCACCTAAAATAACTAATAGTCTTGATATTAATACGTGACTaaaatgtctgtatgtgtctcaAACTACGGGCTACAAATATGGACAGGCATTTGAAATCACATGCCAGCTTCATATATTATCACcaattttgtttggtttttccCTCAATACATAGATGAATCCCACTTTTGAACAAGTACGCatttatgttatgttaaaacaggaTGATTTGAAGTCTGCTGTGTCTATGTGCAGTTCTACATACTGCAGTAGAAGTCGCGTTGTTTTTTGAGGTTCTAAGAAGGTCGACGAGTTTCAAAAGCCAACACCTTATTTTTGGG from Scomber japonicus isolate fScoJap1 chromosome 22, fScoJap1.pri, whole genome shotgun sequence harbors:
- the fcer1g gene encoding high affinity immunoglobulin epsilon receptor subunit gamma, translated to MALWGRSPIQIAIPLWMSFGTAAALAEPEICYVLDGILFLYGIILTALYCRIKIYNAREAAAGNPKGKNVEEGIYTGLTPRAQETYETIGMKK